The following coding sequences lie in one Arachis ipaensis cultivar K30076 chromosome B03, Araip1.1, whole genome shotgun sequence genomic window:
- the LOC107632859 gene encoding uncharacterized protein LOC107632859: MVPIRVWHKDNLESMDNRIKKFEEEIKKIDKIVSIGTYDGMVEARRKALEYAPTIGFRDGLVKQIDEEEAAALKVFPSSEKIREVVWNCESTKAPCSDGYNMNFIKKCWDEIGQEFTTAVLEFFQSAKLPTDANVTWVALAPKFVEAKKIKDLQMISMVDCVYKVISKLLLKLRKKKVTIIKLDFQKAYDSVRWSFVNIVLQKMDFGLRWRTWVKECVTTVSMLVLINGPLSKPFKMERGLRQRDILSHFLFVLVVDVLHRMKWVINMCGLLGCTEVALPVRYLEISLGVNLILGW; this comes from the exons ATGGTACCGATAAGAGTATGGCATAAGGACAATCTTGAGAGCATGGACAATAGGATAAagaagtttgaggaagagatcaAGAAAATTGATAAAATAGTTAGTATTGGTACTTATGACGGAATGGTGGAGGCTCGACGGAAGGCTCTG GAATATGCTCCTACGATTGGGTTCCGTGATGGGTTGGTAAAGCAAATTGATGAAGAAGAGGCAGCAGCATTAAAGGTATTTCCATCGTCTGAGAAAATCAGAGAGGTAGTTTGGAATTGTGAGTCAACTAAAGCTCCATGTAGTGATGGATATAATATGAACTTCATTAAAAAATGTTGGGATGAGATTGGCCAGGAGTTTACTACAGCAGTGTTGGAATTTTTCCAAAGTGCTAAGCTACCAACGGATGCTAATGTAACATGGGTGGCACTAGCTCCAAAATTTGTGGAAGCTAAGAAAATCAAAGATCTTCAGATGATTAGTATGGTTGATTGTGTGTATAAAGTGATATCAAAATTATTG CTAAAGTTGCGCAAGAAGAAGGTGACAATTATCAAGTTAGACTTTCAGAAAGCATATGACAGTGTTAGATGGAGCTTTGTGAATATTGTGCTACAAAAGATGGATTTTGGTCTCAGATGGAGGACATGGGTGAAGGAATGTGTGACCACAGTGTCTATGTTGGTTTTGATTAATGGGCCACTATCCAAGCCATTCAAGATGGAGAGAGGTCTTAGACAAAGAGATATATTATCTCATTTTCTGTTTGTTCTTGTCGTTGATGTATTGCATAGGATG AAATGGGTGATAAATATGTGTGGTCTGTTAGGATGTACGGAAGTTGCTTTACCTGTTAGGTACTTAGAAATTTCTCTAGGTGTAAATCTGATCCTCGGTTGGTGA
- the LOC107630157 gene encoding AP-5 complex subunit zeta-1 (The sequence of the model RefSeq protein was modified relative to this genomic sequence to represent the inferred CDS: added 64 bases not found in genome assembly), protein MPERDDKGWDFYLRTLSNSSRDSNTANDPASDPSLLHSVKKLYEICKSKNSEDLVARVYPHVNKIFHRAVASRSQSRTSNGLLLLAILQFFLDFGEVVLHDADPSLRTFFRSCLSREFADPVVAEATVEFIVSNKKKLLSSFPNLLPQFFPLLLKLIAWNGERLEKQFSKAFPGLMSPGSFIPLFPYLIDLPILVVALERVEKSSGPLIGNSIASIQQNTAPKMLLALMDEAYTGSTIEDGGGDFESDDNSAIDVSDPLFLELLKDENDGIAERPWSSPVMATLLQAAANSPYSDRLKAVLSMAPHLLDVYFSIALRDVNDSLICALIPLLMSRFATIFPDKVFSYEVRNRLLEFMLSTFQHSPNFIALLKKPIMDRLGEAYDSPEKTELALQLCWAIGEHGGGGESHKDEARELFESLELLLYENLSSSRLGMTQEVSLGPDKNNYRRSSQSRLLCFVITAISKLATHHRELAPRARVSLGKVARSRISDVRVWRRACDFLALMNDPAICASILGPSRSSTGKVGSINWNEGATKMIAHVPFYILGEQEGPPFNDFSFSDILPGR, encoded by the exons ATGCCGGAGCGAGACGACAAAGGTTGGGACTTCTACCTCCGAACGCTCTCCAACAGCTCCAGAGACTCCAACACTGCCAACGACCCCGCTTCCGATCCCTCTCTTCTTCATTCC GTGAAGAAGCTTTACGAAATTTGCAAGTCTAAGAATTCGGAGGACTTGGTAGCTAGGGTTTATCCGCATGTTAACAAGATCTTCCATCGAGCCGTCGCTTCCCGTTCTCAATCTCGAACCTCCAACGGCCTTCTCTTATTG GCAATTCTTCAGTTTTTTCTAGACTTTGGAGAGGTTGTTCTTCATGATGCTGATCCTAGTCTTAGGACATTTTTTCGTTCGTGTTTGAGCAG AGAGTTTGCTGATCCGGTTGTGGCAGAAGCAAC TTTTTTCCTTTGTTGTTGAAACTGATCGCTTGGAATGGTGAAAG ATTAGAGAAACAATTTTCGAAAGCTTTCCCTGGATTGATGTCACCTGGATCATTTATTCCGTTATTCCCATATTTAATAGACTTGCCGA TTCTGGTAGTGGCATTGGAGAGGGTGGAAAAAAGCTCAGGACCACTTATTGGAAATAGCATAGCTTCGATTCAGCAGAATACTGCTCCTAAG ATGCTACTTGCCCTTATGGATGAAGCCTACACTGGTTCAACAATAGAAGATGGTGGAGGAGATTTTGAATCTGACGATAACAGTGCAATTGATGTATCTGATCCTTTGTTCCTCGAGCTTTTAAAGGATGAAAATGATGGTATCGCT GAACGTCCTTGGTCATCTCCAGTGATGGCAACTCTATTGCAGGCTGCTGCTAATAGTCCTTACTCTGATAGGCTGAAAGCAGTACTTAGCATGGCACCCCATCTTCTTGATGTTTACTTCTCTATAGCATTGCGTGATGTCAATGACT CTCTGATCTGTGCATTGATTCCCCTTCTTATGTCAAGATTTGCTACCATATTTCCGGATAAAGTATTTTCTTATGAG GTCCGAAACCGGCTTTTGGAGTTTATGCTTTCTACTTTTCAGCATTCTCCAAACTTCATTGCTCTTCTAAAG AAACCTATAATGGACAGACTTGGAGAAGCTTATGACAGCCCAGAAAAG ACAGAATTGGCATTGCAATTATGCTGGGCCATTGGAGAGCATGGTGGAGGTGGTGAATCTCACAAAGACGAAGCTCGTGAGCTTTTTGAGAGTTTAGAACTCCTTTTGTATGAAAACCTTTCCTCTAG TCGTCTCGGCATGACACAGGAGGTGTCCCTTGGTCCTGATAAGAATAACTACAGACGGTCATCACAATCGAGGCTTCTATGTTTTGTTATAACAGCCATTTCAAAGCTTGCTACACACCATCGCGAATTAGCACCAAGAGCACGTGTATCCTTGGGCAAG GTGGCCCGTTCTCGAATTTCAGATGTGAGGGTGTGGAGACGTGCATGCGATTTCCTGGCTCTGATGAATGATCCTGCTATATGCGCATCCATATTGGGGCCTTCACGGTCTTCAACAGGCAAAGTTGGCAGCATAAATTGGAATGAAGGTGCAACAAAGATGATTGCACACGTTCCTTTTTACATTCTAGGGGAACAAGAAG